A single window of Lutzomyia longipalpis isolate SR_M1_2022 chromosome 1, ASM2433408v1 DNA harbors:
- the LOC129790013 gene encoding acyl-CoA Delta-9 desaturase-like: MIGEVSREVEAHNANSVQDDDVKKLDELDKSAKEIGTDFNYTHKIKWMNVTLYIVYHITAFIGLYLFFALQVHPLTMIHSALLVPICGFGGSIGAHRYYTHRAFKATALMRGILLMLFTMSGQNTMWAWVRNHRQHHKYCDTDADPHNARRGLFFSHMGWFLTQKHPTVIKYGRQIDMRDLDADPLVKFQSKYFAQLYILLAIVVPCSTQIYLWNEDPLKSFLVGYVARTCVALNLMCSINSFAHAFGAKPYDKSILPGENKFISFFTMGEAWHNYHHAFPWDYRTSELGMPFTLSTTMIDLCVKLGLIYDLKVASEDSIKKRILKTGDKSHEKYAEVARNISVSH, from the exons atgattgGTGAAGTATCTCGTGAAGTGGAGGCTCACAATGCCAATTCCGTGCAAGATGATGATGTTAAGAAGCTCGATGAGCTTGATAAATCAGCCAAGGAAATTGGCACAGATTTCAACTATACGCATAAAATTAAGTGGATGAATGTAACGTTATATATTGTGTACCACATCACAGCCTTTATTGGTCTCTACCTGTTTTTCGCCCTTCAAGTGCATCCCCTAACAATGATTCACT ccGCGCTTCTTGTTCCAATTTGTGGCTTTGGAGGATCAATTGGGGCTCACAGGTACTACACCCATCGGGCATTCAAAGCAACCGCCCTTATGCGGGGGATCCTTCTGATGCTCTTCACGATGAGCGGGCAGAATACAATGTGGGCCTGGGTGAGGAATCATCGGCAGCATCATAAGTACTGCGACACCGATGCTGATCCCCACAATGCAAGAAGGGGGTTATTCTTCTCCCACATGGGGTGGTTTTTAACCCAAAAACATCCCACTGTAATTAAATATGGCCGACAAATCGATATGAGGGACTTAGATGCGGATCCTTTGGTTAAATTCCAGAGCAA aTACTTTGCACAACTCTACATTTTATTGGCCATCGTGGTCCCGTGCAGTACCCAAATCTACCTGTGGAATGAGGATCCCCTGAAATCCTTCCTGGTCGGCTACGTGGCAAGGACATGCGTTGCACTTAATCTAATGTGTTCCATCAATAGTTTTGCCCATGCTTTCGGTGCAAAGCCCTACGATAAGTCCATCCTTCCGGGAGAGAATAAATTCATCAGCTTCTTCACAATGGGCGAAGCATGGCACAACTACCATCATGCCTTCCCATGGGACTACAGGACTTCAGAGCTCGGGATGCCCTTCACCCTGTCCACCACGATGATTGATTTATGCGTCAAATTGGGTTTAATTTACGATCTCAAAGTGGCCAGTGAGGATTCCATCAAGAAGCGCATCCTCAAGACGGGAGATAAATCTCATGAGAAGTATGCGGAAGTAGCTCGTAATATTTCTGTTTCGCactaa
- the LOC129789373 gene encoding cell division control protein 45 homolog has product MFIDDLKNDFYSNLVGKRVLVIVNYDIDALCGSRILQALFQNDQILYSIVPIMGVSGLQRTYAEHRSDTKNIILINCGGCIDILETLQPEEDSVFFICDSHRPYDVCNIFNDGQIKILGKPNDDEGIPEFESIFRDSDSEEDSSEEDEDDEEGEQMTRMQKFEMKMERQRQKRIWEADRNRIMFEYSQFSYYGRSSALVLFELAWKLSKDTLDTLWWAIVGVTEQLVMGKIESAAYTLECNQIQSHVSRLSNKASNQSTQTAVRITFENDLHLAMYRHWSVQDSLRHSIQSACKMRLWTARGEKRLQELLVEMGLPLVQARQTFGAMDLVLRKEFYGMIEKLAEKYDLTDLIYGSFTLNYGYRFRYSAADYVYSLLANLESVGTDRLPEMCFLEAMDSLGRVNRAKLDGGLERAKQLLSGIFRQVQSCLEMHQVQSAGPFLYYILTEQNTLFCCPYSLTLLTQFILRAHVAASRSRRAPDLPLVASCPVDLERGIFLMIGIPPTREASPKNLFGRAFEQAAIKAAATISPDFFDTSCIQIRREDTERFLDALTVLLS; this is encoded by the exons ATGTTCATTGACgatttgaaaaatgatttctacAGCAATTTAGTGGGGAAACGCGTTCTCGTGATTGTTAATTATGATATTGATGCCCTCTGCGGGAGTCGCATCCTTCAGGCTCTCTTCCAGAATGATCAGATTCTCTACAGCATTGTCCCCATTATGGGGGTTTCGGGGCTGCAGCGAACCTACGCTGAACATCGCAGTGACACGAAGAACATCATCCTGATCAATTGTGGGGGATGCATTGATATCCTGGAGACGCTGCAGCCCGAGGAGGATAGTGTCTTCTTCATCTGTGACTCCCATCGCCCCTATGATGTCTGCAATATCTTCAACGATGGACAG aTTAAAATTCTTGGGAAACCAAATGACGACGAAGGCATTCCGGAGTTTGAATCCATCTTCAGGGATTCAGATTCAGAGGAGGATAGCAGTGAGGAGGATGAGGATGACGAGGAGGGGGAACAGATGACGCGAATGCAGAAATTCGAGATGAAAATGGAGCGGCAGCGTCAGAAGAGAATCTGGGAGGCAGATAGGAATCGCATAATGTTCGAGTACAGCCAATTCAGCTACTACGGGCGGAGTTCAGCTCTTGTGCTCTTTGAATTGGCCTGGAAGCTCTCCAAGGATACCCTGGATACCCTCTGGTGGGCCATTGTGGGAGTGACAGAGCAACTGGTGATGGGGAAGATTGAGAGTGCAGCGTACACGTTGGAATGCAATCAGATTCAATCGCACGTCTCCCGGCTCAGCAATAAGGCATCCAATCAGAGCACACAGACAGCAGTGAGGATAACCTTTGAGAATGACCTGCATCTGGCCATGTACCGGCACTGGAGCGTCCAGGACAGCTTGCGCCACTCCATTCAGTCAGCGTGCAAGATGCGCCTGTGGACGGCACGTGGGGAGAAGCGCCTGCAGGAACTTCTCGTGGAGATGGGGCTACCCCTTGTGCAGGCACGACAGACCTTCGGGGCGATGGATTTGGTGCTGCGGAAGGAATTCTACGGGATGATTGAGAAGCTGGCGGAGAAATATGATCTCACGGACCTCATCTACGGGTCATTCACACTGAACTACGGCTACCGCTTCCGGTACTCCGCTGCAGACTACGTGTACTCCCTGCTGGCCAACTTGGAGTCCGTGGGTACAGATCGGCTGCCCGAGATGTGCTTCCTCGAGGCAATGGACAGCCTGGGCCGGGTGAATCGGGCTAAATTGGACGGGGGCCTCGAGAGGGCAAAGCAACTCCTCAGTGGCATCTTTCGCCAAGTGCAGAGTTGCCTGGAGATGCATCAAGTGCAATCAGCCGGTCCATTCCTCTACTACATCCTCACCGAACAGAATACCCTCTTCTGCTGCCCCTACAGCCTCACTCTCCTCACGCAGTTCATCCTCCGCGCGCACGTGGCTGCCTCCCGTAGCCGTCGTGCCCCCGACCTGCCCCTCGTGGCCAGCTGCCCTGTGGATCTGGAACGGGGGATCTTCCTCATGATCGGCATCCCACCCACGCGAGAGGCGTCGCCCAAAAATCTCTTTGGCCGCGCCTTCGAACAGGCCGCCATCAAGGCGGCGGCAACCATCTCGCCGGACTTCTTCGACACCTCCTGCATCCAGATCCGCCGGGAGGATACAGAGCGCTTCCTGGACGCACTCACAGTACTCCTAAGttga